A window of the Cicer arietinum cultivar CDC Frontier isolate Library 1 chromosome 6, Cicar.CDCFrontier_v2.0, whole genome shotgun sequence genome harbors these coding sequences:
- the LOC101494924 gene encoding uncharacterized protein, with protein MEELEQNQEVMRMDVNQLKDKVDQILEAIQALSRKGNTDENPPAANEEHQTTPSHPPGFTPTTQQPRTTTIQFPMYGLPPGYTPPLVVNPMENNPNHLNPQNTQPSENIPYIAPQVPHFDTNGNWHQPHIGDDTQSKEKFHVLEERIKAIEGYNVYGLEAFDMCLVPDVTIPAKFKVPDFEKYKGNTCPKNHLTMYCRKMASHAHNDKLLIHFFQDSLSGASLSWYMHLERNQIRSWKDLADAFLKQYRYNVDMAPDRMQLQNSLKNDNEAFKEYAQRWREMASQVEPPLSEREMVGMFMDTLPSPFFDKMIGSMSSNFSDLVMIGERIESGMRSGKIVCAATSVKRPQTTFTKKKEGDTNAVMVNPRISYFPPINSYRPPIFQPPIPQNPYTPYPYVAATTQASFPQYHPSRPPFYQPPPTAFSPQNQYPSSNHYRPPVNREKRITRFDPIPVTYSQLLPHLLQNSMVVIRPMKPLEPPFPKWYNPNAKCEYHAGAVGHSIEDCQALKSKVQELINAKWLTFKEDNPNIRSNPLPGHENASVNAIEDGMDQYAIDDHVFTMGKPNAIIVETPIPFPYGNTKAVPWKYEVTSHLADHQPSDGCEPKGTEVTNISGIGGMTRSGRVYTPEQLRKKEVNGEKGKEDMYHTIKGQEISKKTVSEEEASEFLEFVKQSEYKVVDQLNQTPSKISVLSLLLNSEAHRRALMKVLNEAHVTRDIAVDQFDGVVGNITASSCLSFSDNELSAEGTEHNKALHISMRCHDHILARVLVDNGSSLNVMPKSTLSKLFVEGACLKPSALVVKAFDGSRRQVIGEIDLPIQIGPYIFGITFQVMDIKPAYSCLLGRPWIHAAGAVTSTLHQKLKFTVNNKLVIIYGEEDMIVSHLSSTGYIEDTEEAIETFFQALEIANVVFMGEGYRLKEPKQSTISLKSTKSMLEGGVFLNLGKLIEIPEKNNRYGLGYVPTQADEEKAAKEKRENKVTRRENWIPNSQKIPICDIRQNFQSAGIIYADQVAVAEEDHGDDDTLKLVYPCPPNTNLNNWKIIEFPVFVNSCFLLAIFIHIYIFFFFSFKQCRVENEYVENNSARTISCNFERLINHADEDCEDDCELPPELESLIEREAKIIQPYQEPVEAINLGTGHDKKEVKVGMSMKESEREKLVKLLIDYVDVFAWSYQDMPGLDTNIVEHKLPLKPEYTPIKQKLRRMRPDMSLKIREEVKKQFDAGFLAVAKYPQWVANIVPVPKKDGKVRMCVDYRDLNKASPKDDFPLPHIDVLVDSTAQYSLFSFMDGFSGYNQIKMAPEDMEKTTFITQWGTFCYKVMPFGLKNAGATYQRAMVTLFHDMMHKEIEVYVDDMIAKSRTEEDHVVNLQKLFERLRKFKLRLNPAKCTFGVRSGKLLGFIVSQKGIEVDPDKVRAIQEMPAPRTEKEVRGFLGRLNYIARFISHLTATCEPIFKLLRKDQKVEWNENCQKAFEKIKQYLSKPPILVPPVPGKPLIMYLTVLDESMGCVLGQHDESGRKEHAIYYLSKKFTSCETRYSLLERTCCALAWAARRLRQYMLCHTTWLVSKMDPIKYIFEKPALTGRIARWQMLLSEYDLVYVTQKSIKGSALAEYLAHQPVEDYQSMQCEFPDEDIMNLVEEIESSDKEKWRLVFDGASNALGHGIGAILISPENQFTPFTARLCFDCTNNIAEYEACVMGIKAAIESNVKFLEVYGDSLLVIHQTKGDWETRDSKLIPYHTHIKELTEQFEKITFHHIPREENQLADALATLSSMFKITTNQDVPVIKIQQRDKPAYCLSIEEELDGKPWFYDIKSYVKNKEYPLGISENDKRVLRRLSMNFFLNGDVLYKRNHDMVLLRCVDKAEAGKIIQEVHEGSFGTHANGHTMARKILRAGYYWLTMESDCFSHVKKCHKCQIYADKIHVPPTSLNVLTSPWPFSMWGMDVIGLIEPKASNGHRFILVAIDYFTKWVEAASYANVTRSVVVRFIKRELICRYGLPNKIITDNATNLNNKMMKELCDNFKIQHHNSSPYRPKMNGAVEAANKNIKKIIQKMVETYKDWHEMLPFALHGYRTSVRTSTGATPFSLVYGMEAVLPIEVEIPSIKVLMETKLEEAEWVQSRYDQLNLIEEKRMIALCHGQLYQKRLKKAYEKKVRPREFREGELVLKKILPIKKDSRGKWTPNYEGPYVVKKAFSGGALILAEMDGDELPLPVNSDAVKKYYA; from the exons atggaagaacttgagcaaaatcaagaggtgatgagaatggatgtcaaccaattgaaggacaaggttgatcaaatcttagaagctatacaagctttgtcaaggaaggggaatactgatgagaatcctccggctgcaaatgaagaacaccaaaccactccttctcacccaccaggctttaccccgactacccAGCAACCTCGTACAACAACTATACAATTTCCTATGTACGGTCTTCCACCCGGTTATACTCCACCCTTAGTCGTCAACCCCATGGAAAACAACCCAAACCACTTAAACCCCCAAAACACTCAACcctcagaaaatattccatatattgcaccccaagtaccccatttcgatactaatggaaattggcatcaacctcacattggggatgatacacaatcaaaggaaaaattccatgtcttggaagagcgaataaaagctattgaggggtataatgtttatggccttgaagctttcgatatgtgtttggttcctgatgtgactatccctgccaaattcaaggttcctgactttgaaaaatacaagggcaacacatgtcctaaaaatcatctaactatgtattgcagaaaaatggcatctcatgctcataacgataaacttctcattcacttcttccaagacagtttgagtggggcatcgttaagttggtatatgcatcttgagcgaaatcaaattcgttcatggaaggacctagctgatgcctttttgaagcaatacaggtacaacgttgacatggcccctgataggatgcaattgcaaaattcactgaaaaatgacaacgaagctttcaaagaatacgcacaacggtggagggaaatggcctcacaagtagaacccccattatctgaaagagaaatggttggtatgtttatggatactctcccgTCGCCTTTTTTTGacaagatgattgggagtatgtcatcaaacttttctgaccttgtcatgataggagaaaggatagaaagtgggatgaggagtggcaagatcgTATGTGCAGCAACTAGCGTGAAACGACCCCAGacgacattcacaaaaaagaaagaaggagacactaacgctgtaatggtaaaccccagaatctcttattttccacccatcaattcttatcgacccccaatTTTCCAGCCCCCGATACCACAAAATCCTTACACcccttatccatatgtggccgcaaccacacaagcttcattccctcaatatcacccttcaagaccacctttttatcaaccaccacctaccgcattttccccacaaaatcaatacccaagctcaaatcactacagaccacctgtcaatcgagaaaaaaggataactcgttttgatccaattcccgtcacgtatagccaattgttgccccatttacttcaaaattcaatggtagtcataagaccaatgaaacctcttgaaccaccatttccaaaatggtataatccaaatgccaaatgtgaatatcatgcaggagccgttgggcattccattgaagattgtcaagccctaaaatctaaagtgcaagaattgattaatgcaaaatggcttaccttcaaggaggaCAATCCCAACATAAGGAGCAATCCTTTGCCAGGCCACGAGAATGCTTCTGTGAATGCCATTGAAGATGGGATGGACCAATATGCAATAGATGATCATGTGTTCACCATGGG CAAaccaaatgcaataattgtcgAAACACCAATCCCGTTTCCTTATGGAAATACCAAGGCAGTACCATGGAAATACGAAGTCACATCCCACTTGGCAGATCATCAACCAAGTGATGGTTGTGAACCTAAAGGAACTGAGGTCACTAACATCTCAGGGATTGGTGGAATGACtcggagtggtcgagtatacactcctgagCAACTTAGGAAAAAAGAGGTTAatggagaaaaaggaaaagaagatatgtatcataccataaaaggacaagagatcagtaaaaagacggtgtctgaagaagaagctagtgaatttttggagtttgtcaagcaaagtgaatataaggtggtggatcagctaaaccagaccccttccaagatatcagttctctccttgttattgaattctgaagcacatagaagggcactgatgaaagttCTAAACGAAGCCCATGTTACTCGTGATATCGCTGTCgatcagtttgatggagttgtcggtaacatcACTGCTAGTAGTTGCTTGAGTTTTAGTGATAATGAATTATCAGCTGAAGGGAcagagcataataaagcactgcACATCTCTATGAGGTGTCACGATCAcattcttgcacgagtgctagtagataatggttcatcattaaatgtcatgcctaaaTCAACACTGTCAAAGCTATTTGTTGAGGGAGCCTGTTTGAAGCCTAGTGCTTTGGTagtgaaagcgtttgatggatctagaagacaagtgattggtgagattgacctgccaattcaaatcggaccctacatctttgggataaccttccaagtaatggatattaaaccggcgtacagttgtcttttagggagaccatggattcatgctgctggagcagtgacatccactctccatcaaaagctaaagtttacagtgaacaataagctggtaataatatatggggaagaagatatgatagtaagtcatttatcttctacaggctacattgaagacacggaggaagccatagagactttctttcaagcattagaaattgccaatgttgtcttcatgggtgaaggatatcgtttaaaagaaccaaaacaatctaccatatcattgaagtctaccaaatccatgttagaaggaggagtttttctcaatttggggaagttgatagaaataccagaaaagaacaataggtacgggttgggatatgtacctactcaagctgatgaagaaaaggctgcgaaggaaaaaagagaaaacaaggtGACTCGTCGAGAAAACTGGATACCGAATTCACAgaagattcctatttgtgacattcgtcaaaattttcaaagcgccggaataatatatgctgatcaggtggctgttgcggaagaggatcatggtgatgatgataccctcaagctagtgtacccttgtcctccaaacaccaatctcaacaattggaagatcatcgagtttcccgtgtttgttaattcatgt tttcttttggcaatctttattcatatatatatttttttctttttttcttttaaacaatgcagagtcgaaaatgaatatgttgaaaataacagcgctagaaccatttcttgtaactttgaacgtctgattaatcatgccgatgaggattgtgaagacgattgtgagcttcccccagaactagaaagcttaattgaacgggaagctaagataatccaaccctatcaagaacctgttgaggcgatcaatttagggactgggcatgataaaaaagaagttaaagttggtatgtctatgaaagaaagtgagcgagaaaagttggttaaacttttaattgattatgtggatgtctttgcatggtcatatcaggatatgcccgggttagatactaacatagttgaacacaagctaccactaaaacctgaatacactccaattaaacagaagttgagaaggatgagacctgatatgtcgcttaaaattagagaagaggtcaagaagcaatttgatgctggtttcttagcagtagcaaaatatcctcaatgggtggctaatattgtaccagttccaaagaaagatggaaaggttcgaatgtgcgttgattatcgggatttaaataaagctagtcctaaagatgattttcctctacctcatattgatgtcctagtggatagcactgctcaatactctcttttctccttcatggatggtttctcagggtacaatcaaatcaagatggctcccgaagatatggaaaaaactacgttcatcacacaatgggggactttctgctataaagtgatgccatttggattgaagaatgccggggcaacctatcaaagagcaatggtaaccttgtttcatgacatgatgcataaggaaatagaggtttacgtggatgatatgatcgcaaaatctcgaactgaagaagaccatgttgttaaccttcaaaagttatttgagcgactaaggaagttcaaacttcgtttaaaccctgctaaatgcacatttggtgtaagatcaggcaaattacttgggtttatcgttagtcaaaaagggatagaggtggacccagataaagtaagagcaatacaagaaatgccggctccacgcactgaaaaagaagttcgtggctttttgggtagattgaattacattgcaaggtttatatcgcacctcaccgctacatgcgagccgattttcaaattgttgcgcaaagaccaaaaggttgaatggaatgagaattgtcaaaaagctttcgaaaagattaagcagtacttatcaaaacctccCATCCTAGTGCCCCCTGTTCCtgggaaaccacttattatgtacttaacagtacttgacgagtcaatgggctgcgtactggggcagcatgatgaatctggtaggaaagaacatgctatttattatttgagcaaaaagttcaccagttgtgaaacaagatattcactacttgaacgaacatgttgcgcattggcatgggctgctcgtcggttgagacaatacatgttatgtcatacaacttggttggtgtctaaaatggacccaattaagtacatctttgagaaacctgctcttactggaaggatcgcccgttggcagatgttgttatcagaatacgatttggtatatgttacacaaaaatccatcaaaggaagcgcactagcagagtacttagcccatcaaccggtagaagattatcaatcaatgcagtgtgaattccccgatgaagacataatgaatttagttgaagagattgaatcatctgataaagaaaagtggaggttggtgtttgatggtgcttctaatgcgttagggcatggaattggagccattttgatttctccagaaaaccagttcactccatttacggctaggttgtgttttgattgtacaaacaatattgctgaatatgaagcatgtgttatgggcattaaagcggctattgaatcaaatgtaaaatttcttgaggtatatggagactcattgttggtcatccatcagacgaaaggagattgggaaacgcgagattctaaattgattccgtatcacacccatatcaaagaattgacagaacaatttgagaagattacttttcaccatatccctcgagaagaaaaccagttagctgacgccttggccactttgtcgtcaatgttcaaaataaccacTAATCAAGACGTGCCGGTCATAAAGattcaacaaagagataaacctgcatattgcttatcaatagaagaagagttgGATGGCAAGCCGTGGTTTTAtgacatcaaatcatatgttaagaataaggaatatccattgggtatttcagagaacgacaaaagggttttaaggagattgtcaatgaatttcttcttgaatggtgatgtgctttataagagaaatcatgatatggttctcctcagatgtgtggataaagcagaagcggggaaaattatccaagaggttcacgaaggttctttcggaactcatgcaaatgggcacacaatggctagaaaaatcttaagggctggctactactggttgaccatggaatccgactgctttagtcacgtaaagaaatgtcacaaatgtcaaatctatgctgataaaatacatgtaccacccacttctttgaatgttttaacatcaccatggccattttcaatgtggggaatggatgttattggactcatcgagcctaaggcttcaaatggacaccggtttatcctagtagctattgattatttcacaaaatgggttgaagccgcttcttatgccaatgtgacgagaagtgtggttgtcagattcatcaaaagagaattgatttgtcgatatggattgccaaataagataatcactgataacgcgactaatctgaataacaaaatgatgaaagagttgtgtgataatttcaaaattcaacaccataattcttctccatatcgtccgaaaatgaatggggctgtagaagcagcaaataagaatatcaagaagatcatacagaagatggtggagacatataaggattggcatgaaatgcttccctttgcattacatggctatagaacctctgttcgtacctcaacaggggcaactcctttctcattggtgtatggaatggaagcggtacttcccatcgAAGTCGAAATTCCCTCAATCAAAGtcctgatggaaacaaaactagaagaggcagaatgggttcaatcacgatatgaccaattgaatctcatagaagaaaaaagaatgatagctttgtgtcatggtcaactatatcaaaaaagactcaaaaaagcttacgagaaaaaagtccgtcctcgagagtttcgaGAAGGAGAATTAGTgttgaagaaaatattgcccataaaaaaagattCTCGGGGAAAGTGGACTCCGAActacgaaggaccatatgttgtgaaaaaagctttctctgggggagctctaatactcgcagaaatggatggagatgagcttccacttccagtaaactcagatgcagtcaaaaaatattatgcttaa